From Corynebacterium sp. BD556, the proteins below share one genomic window:
- a CDS encoding 3-hydroxyacyl-CoA dehydrogenase family protein — protein sequence MSVPANVGVLGGGRMGGGIAHAFLLAGAKVHVVDVHDEAVNAARERIHKDIEVSVARGAEGRFADYAGRLSLSTSPADFAGCEVVVEAVPESLELKRASFASISQHAPQAVIATNTSSLSVSELARSVDNDVIGLHFFNPVPASKLVEIVVADSTPAPLVHAARTWVEGLGKTPIVVADAPGFASSRLGVAIALEAIRMVEDAVASPEDIDNAMVLGYKFPIGPLALTDIVGLDVRLGIAEYLESTLGPRFAPPQLMRDMVARGELGRKTGKGFYSYEEK from the coding sequence ATGAGCGTGCCAGCCAACGTCGGAGTTCTTGGGGGCGGTCGCATGGGCGGCGGCATCGCCCATGCTTTCCTGCTTGCGGGTGCGAAAGTCCACGTCGTTGATGTCCATGATGAGGCTGTCAACGCTGCCCGCGAGCGCATCCACAAAGACATTGAGGTCTCAGTTGCCCGCGGTGCGGAGGGGCGTTTCGCGGACTACGCTGGGCGCCTGAGCTTGTCGACGTCACCTGCTGACTTTGCCGGCTGCGAGGTCGTCGTCGAGGCTGTACCGGAGTCCCTTGAGCTCAAGCGAGCTTCGTTTGCGTCGATTAGTCAGCACGCGCCGCAGGCCGTCATCGCCACGAACACCTCCTCGCTGTCGGTTTCGGAGCTGGCGAGAAGCGTGGACAATGACGTCATCGGCCTGCATTTTTTCAACCCGGTACCGGCCTCTAAGCTGGTGGAGATCGTCGTGGCGGACTCCACGCCCGCCCCGCTTGTCCACGCCGCGCGCACCTGGGTTGAAGGCTTGGGCAAAACACCTATCGTGGTCGCAGACGCACCCGGGTTCGCCTCCTCACGTTTGGGAGTAGCGATCGCTTTGGAAGCCATCCGCATGGTCGAAGATGCCGTGGCCTCCCCGGAAGATATCGACAACGCGATGGTGCTGGGCTATAAGTTCCCCATCGGCCCTCTGGCGCTAACAGATATTGTGGGGCTCGATGTGCGCCTCGGCATCGCCGAGTACTTGGAGTCCACCTTGGGGCCGCGCTTTGCTCCCCCGCAACTGATGCGGGACATGGTCGCCCGAGGTGAGCTGGGGCGCAAAACGGGCAAGGGCTTTTATAGCTACGAGGAGAAATAG
- a CDS encoding enoyl-CoA hydratase/isomerase family protein, producing MATSFNHFTALETEQREDLFVIRLSRPEVKNAIDQTMVDELHEVCSHLENNPQVALIVGTEGIFASGADIAQLRQRRRADALRGINNTIFHRISQLPMPVIAAVDGYALGGGLELALAADFRVATARAKFGQPETGLGIMAAAGGTWRLRAAVGEPLAREILLAGRILSGAEALAYQLVTAVAEPAALEDEALALAARIAKQDPLAVRITKSVLAMPEGAHPQVDNLAQAILFESEAKFDRMQAFLDRKKK from the coding sequence ATGGCAACAAGTTTCAACCATTTCACCGCGCTTGAGACCGAACAGCGCGAGGATCTCTTTGTCATCCGGCTGTCTCGACCTGAGGTAAAAAACGCCATCGATCAGACGATGGTCGATGAGCTCCACGAGGTGTGCTCGCATTTGGAAAACAACCCGCAGGTGGCGCTCATTGTGGGCACGGAGGGCATTTTCGCTTCCGGGGCAGACATTGCCCAACTGCGTCAGCGGCGCCGCGCCGATGCTCTGCGTGGGATCAACAACACGATCTTCCACCGCATCTCCCAGTTACCGATGCCGGTTATCGCCGCGGTTGACGGCTACGCGCTGGGCGGCGGCCTTGAGTTGGCCTTGGCCGCAGACTTCCGCGTCGCCACGGCGCGGGCGAAGTTCGGGCAGCCGGAAACTGGCCTGGGCATCATGGCCGCTGCCGGCGGAACGTGGAGGTTGCGCGCCGCCGTTGGGGAGCCGCTTGCCCGTGAGATTCTTTTGGCTGGCCGCATTTTAAGCGGCGCAGAAGCCTTGGCTTATCAACTTGTCACCGCTGTTGCTGAGCCTGCGGCACTCGAGGATGAAGCACTGGCTTTGGCGGCGCGCATCGCTAAACAAGACCCGCTGGCGGTGCGTATCACCAAGTCGGTGTTGGCCATGCCGGAGGGAGCTCACCCGCAGGTGGATAACTTGGCGCAGGCGATCCTGTTCGAGTCGGAGGCGAAGTTCGACCGCATGCAGGCCTTCCTTGACCGCAAGAAGAAGTAG
- a CDS encoding thiolase family protein — MNALLVSGKRTPVGRYGGALSSVRPDDMAATVIKAVIEDAGLAPEAVDEVIFGNANGAGEENRNVARMAWLLAGYPDTVPGITVNRLCASGMSAIGLASAMVESGQADVVVAGGVESMSRAPWVMAKPDKAFAKPGEVFDTSIGWRFVNPVFAAHEKTTFSMPETAEEVARVEGVSRQEADEFAVRSQTLAAAAVAAGRFTNEIVAVEITDRKGNVTVVDTDEGPRSGTTIEVLSKLRPVVAGGSVVTAGNASSLNDGASAVIVVSERAAEKYGLQPRAWVRGCASAGLAPEIMGMGPVPASRKVLEAIGWDIEEVDAWEINEAFATQSVASARKLGLDMAKVNRWGGAIALGHPLGSSGSRITITLLNRLEQEGGHRGIATMCVGVGQGTALAIERI; from the coding sequence ATGAATGCTCTGTTGGTGTCAGGAAAGCGCACCCCCGTTGGTCGCTACGGCGGCGCGCTGTCGTCGGTTCGCCCCGACGACATGGCGGCAACCGTGATCAAGGCCGTCATTGAAGATGCGGGCCTAGCGCCCGAAGCCGTCGACGAGGTCATCTTCGGAAATGCCAATGGCGCTGGCGAGGAAAACCGCAACGTCGCGCGCATGGCGTGGTTACTCGCGGGCTACCCGGACACGGTGCCGGGCATCACCGTTAACCGCCTGTGCGCCTCCGGCATGTCCGCAATTGGGCTGGCTAGCGCCATGGTTGAGTCTGGGCAGGCCGATGTAGTGGTGGCCGGCGGAGTGGAATCGATGTCGCGCGCGCCCTGGGTGATGGCCAAGCCGGACAAAGCCTTCGCCAAACCCGGAGAGGTTTTTGACACCTCGATCGGCTGGCGTTTTGTCAACCCTGTTTTCGCCGCCCACGAGAAAACAACGTTTTCGATGCCGGAAACCGCCGAAGAAGTCGCGCGCGTCGAAGGTGTGAGCAGGCAAGAAGCCGACGAGTTCGCCGTGCGCTCCCAAACCCTAGCCGCCGCGGCAGTCGCGGCTGGCCGTTTCACCAACGAAATCGTCGCCGTTGAAATCACGGACCGCAAGGGCAACGTCACCGTTGTCGATACGGACGAAGGCCCGCGTTCGGGCACCACGATTGAAGTGTTGTCCAAGCTGCGCCCAGTTGTGGCTGGCGGCAGCGTGGTCACCGCAGGCAACGCATCTTCGCTTAACGACGGTGCCTCCGCCGTCATCGTGGTCAGCGAACGCGCCGCCGAAAAATACGGCCTACAACCTCGCGCTTGGGTGCGCGGTTGCGCGTCGGCTGGCTTGGCCCCGGAGATTATGGGGATGGGCCCAGTCCCCGCAAGCCGCAAGGTCTTGGAAGCAATCGGCTGGGACATCGAGGAAGTCGACGCCTGGGAAATCAACGAGGCCTTTGCCACCCAGTCGGTCGCTTCGGCGCGCAAGCTGGGCCTCGACATGGCCAAAGTCAACCGCTGGGGCGGGGCAATCGCACTTGGCCATCCGCTCGGTTCATCCGGCTCGCGCATCACCATCACGTTGCTCAACCGCCTTGAGCAGGAAGGTGGCCACCGGGGGATCGCCACCATGTGCGTCGGGGTGGGGCAGGGAACTGCCCTCGCGATTGAGAGGATCTAG
- a CDS encoding enoyl-CoA hydratase/isomerase family protein, producing MIDLTIHTAGDALYAEVVLNNPKAMNSLAEADLAELDAAYREAADNNVRALFLRGEGKGFCAGRNIKGLDPRDDDATDYLANKVTPVLRRMSQFPAPTFAAVHGPCLGVGLGLAIATDIVYVAEDATIGSPFANLGATLDSGGHALFVERLGAHRTMDLIVTADMMSGAEAVQAGLFSRFVPAQELVEFTRATVERAAQGATRAFMASRALVHDIRDNGTGLWASISDENIAQGRLCSSPDYLEGFQAFNEKRVPKFTGE from the coding sequence ATGATCGACCTGACCATCCACACCGCCGGTGACGCGCTCTACGCCGAGGTGGTGCTCAACAACCCGAAGGCGATGAATTCGCTGGCGGAGGCGGACCTCGCAGAGCTCGACGCGGCCTACCGCGAAGCCGCTGACAACAACGTGCGTGCATTGTTTTTGCGCGGAGAAGGCAAGGGCTTTTGTGCCGGGCGAAACATCAAGGGGCTCGATCCGCGCGATGACGACGCCACCGACTACCTCGCAAACAAGGTCACTCCAGTGCTGCGGCGCATGAGCCAGTTTCCGGCCCCGACTTTTGCTGCTGTCCACGGTCCCTGCCTCGGCGTCGGGCTGGGTTTGGCGATCGCCACCGACATTGTCTACGTCGCGGAGGACGCGACAATCGGCTCTCCCTTCGCCAATCTCGGGGCCACCCTCGATTCCGGCGGTCACGCCTTGTTCGTCGAGCGTCTCGGGGCGCACCGCACAATGGATCTCATTGTCACTGCGGACATGATGAGCGGTGCCGAAGCTGTCCAGGCGGGGCTGTTTTCCCGCTTTGTGCCAGCTCAGGAGCTTGTCGAATTCACCCGCGCGACAGTCGAGCGCGCCGCGCAGGGCGCGACGCGGGCCTTTATGGCCAGCCGGGCGCTCGTGCACGACATTCGTGACAACGGGACGGGACTGTGGGCGTCGATAAGCGATGAAAACATCGCCCAGGGTCGCCTCTGCTCCTCCCCTGACTATTTGGAAGGCTTCCAGGCCTTTAACGAAAAGCGCGTGCCGAAGTTCACCGGCGAATAG
- the paaE gene encoding 1,2-phenylacetyl-CoA epoxidase subunit PaaE, with amino-acid sequence MTSATDTSAAPARKKAKFNSLEVVAITKLTDNAVEVSFRVPDNLREDYNYVPGQYVALRATVDGEELRRSYSLCSAPAGGMISVGIKKDFGGKFSTWANEQLQPGDRIDVMNPQGAFTSKIRMTGLNDPAAVEKELRDIANPRVVAIAAGSGITPIMAITTTVLREVPDAHLELIYSNRGGGDVMFADKIGDLKDKYPARFAVHHILTREQRINPLFSGRIDDEKLRVLLDQVINVDRIDEWFLCGPFELVQLCRDTLAERGVDASKIRYELFTTGTPTADQGNMGRPVKADPKGDNIDIEFMLDGLSGQVQSPVAAQETILNAALRVRPDVPFACAGGVCGTCRARVVEGEYEMDENFALEPDEVAKGYVLTCQTRPTGKSITVDYDA; translated from the coding sequence ATGACTTCTGCAACTGACACTTCCGCTGCCCCCGCGCGCAAAAAGGCAAAGTTCAACTCCCTCGAAGTTGTAGCCATAACAAAACTGACCGACAACGCCGTCGAAGTCAGCTTCCGCGTTCCCGATAACTTGCGAGAAGACTACAATTACGTCCCCGGCCAGTACGTCGCCCTCCGCGCCACCGTCGACGGTGAGGAGCTGCGCCGCTCCTACTCGTTGTGCTCGGCGCCCGCCGGCGGGATGATCAGCGTGGGAATCAAAAAGGATTTCGGCGGTAAGTTCTCCACCTGGGCCAACGAGCAGCTTCAACCAGGCGACCGCATTGACGTGATGAACCCGCAGGGCGCTTTTACCTCGAAGATTCGCATGACCGGACTCAATGACCCGGCCGCGGTGGAAAAGGAGCTGCGCGACATTGCCAACCCCCGCGTTGTTGCTATCGCAGCGGGCTCCGGCATCACCCCAATTATGGCGATCACGACGACGGTTTTGCGGGAAGTCCCCGACGCACACCTGGAGCTGATTTACTCCAATCGCGGCGGCGGCGACGTCATGTTCGCCGACAAGATCGGCGATTTGAAAGATAAGTACCCTGCGCGTTTCGCGGTGCACCACATCCTGACCCGCGAGCAGCGCATTAACCCGCTGTTTTCGGGCCGGATCGACGATGAGAAACTGCGCGTCCTTCTCGACCAAGTCATCAACGTCGATCGCATTGACGAGTGGTTCCTTTGCGGCCCGTTTGAGCTGGTGCAGTTGTGCCGCGACACGCTCGCCGAGCGAGGGGTCGACGCCAGCAAGATCCGCTACGAACTTTTCACCACTGGTACCCCCACCGCGGACCAGGGCAACATGGGCCGGCCGGTCAAGGCTGACCCCAAGGGTGACAACATTGACATTGAGTTCATGCTCGACGGGCTCTCCGGCCAGGTCCAGTCGCCGGTGGCCGCGCAGGAAACCATCCTCAACGCGGCGTTGCGCGTGCGCCCGGACGTGCCCTTCGCCTGCGCCGGCGGCGTGTGCGGCACCTGCCGCGCACGGGTTGTCGAAGGCGAATACGAGATGGACGAAAACTTTGCCCTTGAGCCAGATGAGGTGGCAAAGGGTTACGTGCTGACCTGCCAGACCCGCCCGACGGGTAAGTCCATCACCGTCGATTACGACGCCTGA
- the paaD gene encoding 1,2-phenylacetyl-CoA epoxidase subunit PaaD — translation MDTEGRALRPSAEKEGKLWDVAAQVPDPEIPVISIADLGILRDAHFEGDTAVVTITPTYSGCPAMGHITDDIELALVKAGYEDFRIDTVLNPAWTTDWITETGRENLRNYGIAPPQGAAERPAGPVLLTLGKRASIVCPQCGSEDTKEITAFGSTACKALYSCNRCFEPFDYFKVH, via the coding sequence ATGGATACCGAAGGCCGGGCGTTGCGCCCCTCCGCCGAGAAAGAGGGAAAACTGTGGGACGTTGCAGCGCAAGTCCCGGACCCTGAAATCCCTGTGATTTCCATTGCCGACCTCGGCATTTTGCGCGACGCGCACTTCGAAGGCGACACCGCAGTGGTCACCATCACCCCGACCTATTCCGGTTGTCCCGCCATGGGCCACATCACTGACGACATCGAACTAGCGCTCGTCAAGGCCGGTTACGAGGATTTCCGCATCGACACTGTGCTCAACCCCGCCTGGACCACCGACTGGATCACCGAGACTGGTCGGGAAAACCTGCGCAACTACGGCATCGCCCCGCCGCAGGGCGCAGCCGAGCGGCCAGCCGGCCCCGTCCTGCTCACCTTGGGCAAGCGAGCCAGCATTGTTTGCCCCCAGTGCGGCTCCGAGGACACTAAGGAAATCACGGCTTTCGGCTCCACGGCCTGCAAAGCCTTGTACTCCTGCAACAGATGCTTCGAACCCTTCGACTACTTCAAGGTGCACTAA
- the paaC gene encoding 1,2-phenylacetyl-CoA epoxidase subunit PaaC, translating into MSFTSQDSATKQSQGDALTPEDVVASGQVADETTAHYAVQLGDDALILAQRLGWWISRAPEMEEDIALGNIALDLVGHARFLYSYAGTAFGKTEDDLAYFRDEEDFRSAAIVEQENGDFGQTIARQLIVSYYMYGLYTALEHSTDDMIAAIAAKAVKELQYHVDHANQWVLRLGLGTEESARRITAGLEYMWPYVGELFEDLPIHEKVAASGVGVLPSSLREEFDARIKAVLDHASLGVPDVAQAMSGKRTGRFSEYRSYILGEMQYLARQHPGATW; encoded by the coding sequence ATGAGTTTTACTTCCCAAGATTCAGCGACCAAGCAATCGCAGGGCGACGCACTCACCCCTGAAGATGTCGTCGCCTCAGGCCAGGTCGCTGATGAGACCACCGCGCACTACGCCGTGCAGCTTGGCGACGACGCCTTGATCCTCGCCCAGCGCCTGGGCTGGTGGATCTCCCGCGCCCCTGAAATGGAAGAAGACATCGCGCTGGGCAATATCGCGCTCGATCTGGTGGGCCACGCCCGGTTCCTCTACAGCTACGCTGGCACCGCCTTCGGCAAAACCGAAGACGACCTGGCTTATTTCCGGGATGAGGAGGACTTTCGCTCCGCTGCGATCGTGGAGCAAGAAAACGGCGATTTCGGCCAGACCATCGCGCGCCAGCTAATCGTCTCCTATTACATGTACGGCCTCTACACAGCGCTGGAGCACTCCACCGACGACATGATTGCCGCGATCGCAGCGAAAGCGGTCAAGGAACTGCAATACCACGTGGACCACGCCAACCAGTGGGTTTTGCGGCTGGGCCTGGGAACTGAAGAATCCGCCCGCCGTATCACAGCCGGCTTGGAATACATGTGGCCTTACGTCGGTGAGCTGTTCGAGGATCTTCCCATCCACGAAAAGGTCGCAGCCTCCGGTGTCGGCGTTTTGCCGTCCTCGCTGCGTGAGGAGTTCGACGCCCGTATCAAGGCGGTGCTTGACCACGCAAGCCTCGGCGTACCGGACGTAGCCCAGGCGATGAGTGGGAAGCGCACCGGACGCTTCTCCGAGTACCGCAGCTACATCCTCGGCGAGATGCAGTACCTGGCACGCCAGCACCCGGGGGCCACCTGGTAG
- the paaB gene encoding 1,2-phenylacetyl-CoA epoxidase subunit PaaB, translated as MSTTPDRNEWVQYEVFVRSNRGLSHVHAGSLHAADDTMALRNARDLYTRRNEGTSVWVVPSTFISASDPDSKGGFFESSNGKAYRHATYFEKSEGVPHL; from the coding sequence ATGAGCACCACACCTGACCGCAACGAATGGGTCCAGTACGAGGTTTTCGTGCGCTCCAACCGGGGTTTGTCGCACGTGCACGCAGGATCGCTACACGCAGCCGACGACACCATGGCCCTTCGCAACGCGCGCGACCTTTACACGCGACGCAACGAAGGCACCTCCGTGTGGGTTGTGCCATCGACTTTCATCTCCGCCTCCGACCCCGATTCCAAGGGCGGGTTCTTCGAGTCCTCCAACGGCAAGGCTTACCGCCATGCCACCTACTTCGAGAAGTCTGAAGGGGTGCCCCACCTATGA
- the paaA gene encoding 1,2-phenylacetyl-CoA epoxidase subunit PaaA → MTPANLSPVADTQSAQHVAAEGQAFFDQLIADDSRIEPTDWMPEAYRKTLTRQISQHAHSEIIGMQPEANWITRAPSLKRKAILMAKVQDEAGHGLYLYSAAETLGTSRDEMVQQLLEGRAKYSSIFNYPARTWADIGAIGWLVDGAAICNQVPLCRASYAPYGRAMVRICKEESFHQRQGWEILYELANGTPEQKQMAQEAINRFYGPALQMFGPPDDDSPNSKQSMEWNIKRFSNDELRQRFVDMIVPQAEALGLHFEDPDLKWNEQRGHYDYGELDWDEFKSVIKGNGPLNSQRMKRRREAFDNGAWVREAAAAYAKREAETNHALVV, encoded by the coding sequence ATGACCCCCGCCAATCTCTCCCCCGTCGCGGATACCCAGTCCGCGCAACACGTTGCCGCCGAGGGGCAGGCGTTTTTCGACCAACTCATCGCCGATGATTCGCGCATAGAGCCCACCGACTGGATGCCGGAGGCCTACCGCAAGACCCTGACCCGCCAGATCTCTCAGCACGCCCACTCGGAGATCATCGGCATGCAGCCGGAGGCCAATTGGATCACCCGCGCGCCCTCTTTGAAACGCAAAGCGATCCTGATGGCCAAGGTGCAAGACGAAGCCGGCCACGGCCTGTACCTGTACTCCGCCGCCGAAACCCTCGGCACTTCCCGCGACGAGATGGTCCAGCAGCTGCTCGAAGGCCGCGCGAAATACTCGTCCATCTTTAACTACCCGGCTCGTACCTGGGCCGACATCGGAGCTATCGGCTGGCTTGTCGACGGCGCCGCGATCTGCAATCAGGTCCCCTTGTGCCGCGCCTCTTACGCCCCCTACGGCCGCGCCATGGTGCGCATCTGCAAGGAGGAGTCCTTCCACCAACGCCAGGGCTGGGAAATCCTCTACGAGTTGGCCAACGGCACCCCGGAGCAAAAACAAATGGCACAGGAGGCAATCAACCGCTTCTACGGCCCAGCTTTGCAAATGTTTGGTCCGCCGGACGATGACTCCCCGAACTCGAAGCAGTCCATGGAGTGGAACATCAAACGCTTTTCCAATGACGAGCTGCGCCAGCGCTTCGTCGACATGATCGTGCCCCAAGCCGAGGCCCTCGGCCTGCACTTCGAGGACCCAGACTTGAAGTGGAACGAACAGCGCGGACACTACGACTACGGCGAGCTCGACTGGGACGAGTTCAAGTCCGTCATCAAGGGCAACGGCCCACTTAACTCCCAGCGCATGAAGCGCCGCCGCGAAGCCTTTGACAATGGTGCCTGGGTCCGCGAAGCCGCGGCGGCTTACGCCAAGCGAGAAGCCGAGACGAACCACGCGCTCGTTGTCTAG
- the paaI gene encoding hydroxyphenylacetyl-CoA thioesterase PaaI: MSEIFGPNVTFTPDLEGVKAMYEQDRSLRLLGITITRVEQDLIEGEMTVTAEMCNGFNTAQGGILFTFADALFAGACNGRSETPTVASQVSIHFLSPGKLGAKLRGLARQTRTWGRNGITDVTIFDGERVVAEFRGMSRTTARLPTEK; this comes from the coding sequence GTGAGCGAAATCTTTGGGCCGAATGTCACTTTCACCCCAGACCTTGAAGGGGTCAAGGCCATGTACGAGCAAGACCGTTCTCTCAGACTGTTGGGCATCACGATCACGAGGGTGGAACAGGACCTTATCGAAGGCGAGATGACCGTCACCGCGGAAATGTGTAATGGTTTTAATACCGCACAGGGGGGGATTTTGTTTACTTTCGCGGATGCCTTGTTCGCCGGGGCGTGCAATGGACGCTCCGAGACTCCGACTGTGGCTTCGCAGGTAAGTATTCACTTCTTGTCTCCTGGCAAGTTGGGGGCAAAGCTGCGTGGGCTCGCGCGCCAGACCCGCACTTGGGGCCGCAACGGCATCACGGATGTAACCATTTTCGACGGCGAACGCGTCGTTGCAGAGTTCCGCGGAATGTCACGCACCACTGCCCGTCTCCCCACAGAGAAGTAG
- a CDS encoding TetR/AcrR family transcriptional regulator translates to MSRTVKPHAGKQQPSSGRGRPGYSREEVIAAAIDEFLSRGYEATSMGGLATRLGISKSAIYHHVSSKEQLLEEATTVALDALSDIVVNAQQMEGGIDEKLRFLIDGAVEVVGQRQAEIALLLRLRGNSEVEQRALKRRREITVAMVDLVAQGQQAGVLRDDITPGVAARLIFGTVNSMVDWYRPDGVSSLTQVGEMLQKFVWTGLSGTAN, encoded by the coding sequence GTGAGCCGCACCGTGAAGCCGCATGCGGGGAAACAGCAGCCAAGTTCGGGAAGGGGGAGGCCGGGCTACAGCCGAGAAGAAGTGATAGCGGCGGCGATTGATGAGTTTCTCTCTCGCGGCTACGAGGCGACTTCGATGGGTGGGCTCGCCACCCGCTTGGGCATTTCGAAATCAGCGATCTACCACCATGTCTCATCGAAAGAGCAGTTGCTGGAGGAGGCGACGACGGTCGCGCTTGACGCTTTGAGTGACATTGTGGTCAATGCGCAGCAGATGGAAGGCGGAATCGATGAGAAGTTGCGTTTTCTTATCGACGGCGCCGTCGAGGTGGTCGGGCAGCGACAGGCCGAAATTGCCCTCTTGCTGCGACTGCGCGGCAACTCCGAGGTTGAGCAGCGCGCCTTGAAACGGCGCCGTGAGATCACAGTCGCCATGGTTGATCTCGTTGCGCAGGGCCAGCAGGCGGGGGTGCTACGCGACGACATAACGCCCGGTGTGGCAGCGCGACTCATTTTCGGCACCGTCAATTCGATGGTGGATTGGTACCGTCCCGACGGGGTTTCCTCACTTACCCAGGTAGGGGAAATGTTGCAGAAATTCGTGTGGACGGGGCTTTCCGGTACCGCCAACTAA
- a CDS encoding phenylacetate--CoA ligase family protein, which yields MTANYDITSTNEGPSTSIEYASRDELTALQTARLKNTLRHAYYHVDHYRTAFAEAGVHPDDFKELSDLSKFPMTDKSDLRKNYPFGMFAVQQHQIARVHASSGTTGLPTVVAYTKNDIETWAELMARSLRAGGVRPGDKVQVTFGYGLFTGGLGAHYGVEKLGATAIPTSGGQTERQLQIMRDFKPDVILGTPSYMLNVLDRMRAEGQDPRETSLRVGIFGSEPWTEGMRQELENGWGIDATDIYGLSEVMGPGVAQECIETKDGLTFWEDHFYPEILDLETGEPVEDGKFGELVVTPLTKEAFPVIRYRTHDITRLLPGTARSMRRIDRISARNDDMIILRGVNCFPSQFEEIITEDSNLRPRYQCVLERKGRMDNLTLVVEHAPHATSDDIESSERTLKKAVKDRIGITIDVVIKPQVDTGEGKAKRLVDNRPTS from the coding sequence ATGACCGCAAACTACGACATCACCTCAACTAATGAAGGTCCGTCGACCTCCATTGAATACGCCTCGAGGGACGAGCTAACAGCTTTGCAAACGGCCCGCCTGAAAAACACGCTGCGCCACGCCTACTACCACGTCGACCACTACCGCACGGCCTTCGCCGAGGCGGGCGTGCACCCCGACGACTTCAAAGAGCTGTCCGACCTATCGAAATTCCCGATGACCGATAAGTCTGACCTACGCAAGAATTACCCCTTCGGCATGTTCGCGGTCCAGCAACACCAGATCGCACGCGTCCACGCCTCCTCCGGCACAACCGGTCTTCCCACCGTCGTCGCCTACACCAAAAACGACATTGAAACTTGGGCCGAGCTCATGGCTCGCTCACTTCGCGCCGGCGGCGTTCGCCCAGGCGACAAAGTTCAGGTGACCTTCGGGTACGGCCTGTTTACGGGCGGCCTGGGCGCCCACTATGGCGTCGAAAAGCTCGGCGCGACCGCCATTCCCACATCCGGCGGACAAACCGAGCGCCAACTCCAAATCATGCGCGACTTTAAGCCCGACGTCATCCTCGGCACGCCGTCGTACATGCTCAACGTCCTTGACCGCATGCGCGCCGAAGGGCAAGACCCCCGCGAGACATCCTTGCGTGTCGGCATCTTCGGCTCCGAACCCTGGACCGAAGGTATGCGCCAGGAACTCGAAAACGGCTGGGGCATCGACGCCACCGACATCTACGGCCTGTCCGAAGTTATGGGCCCAGGCGTTGCGCAAGAATGCATAGAAACCAAAGATGGCCTGACTTTCTGGGAGGACCACTTCTACCCAGAAATCCTCGACCTGGAAACCGGTGAACCGGTCGAAGACGGCAAGTTCGGCGAACTCGTTGTCACCCCCCTGACTAAGGAAGCCTTCCCCGTCATCCGCTACCGCACCCACGACATCACCCGACTGCTGCCAGGCACCGCCCGCTCCATGCGGCGCATCGACCGCATCTCCGCCCGCAACGACGACATGATCATCCTACGCGGAGTCAACTGCTTCCCGAGCCAGTTCGAGGAGATCATCACCGAAGACTCCAACCTGCGCCCCCGCTACCAATGCGTCCTAGAGCGCAAGGGACGCATGGACAACCTCACACTCGTCGTCGAGCACGCCCCCCACGCAACCAGCGACGACATCGAAAGCTCCGAACGCACCCTGAAAAAAGCGGTCAAGGACCGCATCGGCATCACCATCGACGTGGTGATAAAGCCGCAGGTGGACACCGGAGAAGGCAAGGCAAAACGCCTTGTTGACAACCGACCCACAAGTTGA